The following coding sequences lie in one Cyanobacterium sp. Dongsha4 genomic window:
- a CDS encoding EAL domain-containing protein → MNSDYIKTTSHTDLQPITHVLVLEDDSSRRTIILEEANYSIGRDPRNKIILSSKKVSRFHATLLRRTDTKNRSFSYWLLDGDLQGNRSTNGIFINEKRCLVQELKHEDTIRFGFEVQASYYVLNSVDDLALLQSGDFEKTLESDSTGAEKAPAKKKAEKASKQTLVISEANLESERDNIQDSEVAKLASFPELSPNPIIELDWNGNVTYLNPSATNKFPELKNNTVVNTHPLLLGLIDNITTHGKNNKLFVREIQIKDQIFEQYLHYLPDKKLIRSYIFDFTKRKALESQLQESEQRYRAFISQTKEGVFLVDANNKKILEANNALADLLGYSLDEVYSLKLYDLIDLSTAVLDEQVDFILKSKKDKAVVREFVYKSKNKLPLELESNVIWISYGDQVILSFTVRPVTKNINQQTYIQEEGLYDLETGLPNRQLFLEQLKTACANIRRHKGLLCVIFLELEILEEGKDTLGYSLRSGILDGFAKRLRTSLRAGDTVAHWESSQFVCLLPHVRSIQDVGRICTRMLEALKPPFFLENHKIHTKISIGVSLKELEEKSAETLLNQAQTALFRSKESGKNNFKFFDSQRQGEIERFLRIEKLLAHALDRNEFTLQYHPQVAIDLEKITGIEALIRWEHPDLGRITPDQFIPMAEETGLIVPMGEWVLETACRQRVAWQGSYLDDQPICVNVSTQQFQQPNFVMMVKGVLEKTSLNPFFLELEIKETTLAEDNPTMVKILHELADLGVRVALDDFGTGVSSIGYLRQFSFSTLKLDRPVIKKMRSNPQDKALVHAIITLSKSFDNLRIVAEGVEEKSQIEDLIKLGCQEIQGNWLTPPLVEQDMTEFLANYGYISK, encoded by the coding sequence ATGAATAGCGACTATATAAAAACAACCTCTCATACTGACTTACAACCAATAACTCATGTTTTAGTATTAGAAGACGACTCTTCCCGCCGTACAATTATTTTAGAAGAAGCTAACTATTCGATTGGTAGAGATCCACGCAACAAAATTATTCTATCATCTAAGAAAGTATCCCGTTTTCATGCCACACTCTTAAGACGTACAGATACAAAAAATCGTAGTTTTTCCTATTGGTTGCTTGATGGAGATTTACAGGGTAATCGTAGCACTAATGGTATTTTTATTAATGAGAAAAGATGTTTAGTGCAGGAGTTGAAGCACGAAGATACTATCCGTTTTGGGTTTGAAGTTCAAGCTAGTTATTATGTTCTTAATAGCGTTGATGATTTAGCTTTATTGCAGTCAGGGGATTTTGAAAAAACGTTAGAGTCTGATAGCACAGGGGCAGAAAAAGCACCAGCAAAGAAAAAGGCAGAAAAAGCTAGTAAGCAGACTTTAGTGATTTCTGAGGCTAATTTGGAGTCAGAGAGAGACAATATTCAGGATTCGGAGGTTGCTAAGTTGGCTTCTTTTCCTGAGTTGAGTCCCAATCCGATTATTGAGTTAGATTGGAATGGTAATGTTACTTATCTAAATCCTTCGGCAACTAATAAGTTTCCTGAATTAAAAAATAATACGGTTGTTAACACTCATCCTTTACTGTTAGGTTTGATTGATAATATTACTACTCATGGTAAGAATAATAAATTATTTGTCAGGGAAATTCAGATTAAAGATCAGATTTTTGAGCAGTATCTTCATTATTTGCCCGATAAAAAACTCATTAGAAGTTATATTTTCGATTTTACTAAGCGTAAAGCCTTAGAAAGTCAGTTACAAGAAAGTGAGCAGAGATATAGGGCTTTTATTAGTCAAACTAAAGAAGGTGTTTTTCTAGTCGATGCCAATAACAAAAAAATCTTAGAGGCAAATAATGCTTTAGCTGATTTGTTGGGTTATAGTCTGGATGAGGTTTATTCTCTTAAGTTGTATGATTTGATTGATTTGTCAACGGCGGTTTTGGATGAGCAGGTAGATTTTATCTTAAAGTCGAAAAAGGATAAGGCTGTTGTAAGGGAGTTTGTTTATAAGAGTAAGAATAAGTTACCTCTTGAGCTAGAGTCTAACGTCATTTGGATTAGTTATGGAGATCAAGTTATACTTTCTTTTACGGTTCGCCCTGTTACTAAAAATATCAATCAACAAACTTATATTCAGGAAGAGGGATTGTATGATTTAGAGACTGGTTTACCTAATCGTCAATTATTTTTAGAACAGTTAAAAACTGCCTGTGCAAATATTCGTAGGCACAAGGGGTTATTATGTGTTATTTTTCTGGAGTTAGAAATATTAGAAGAAGGAAAAGACACTCTTGGTTATAGTTTAAGGTCAGGAATTTTAGATGGTTTCGCTAAACGTTTGAGGACTTCTTTAAGGGCAGGTGATACCGTTGCCCATTGGGAATCTTCTCAGTTTGTTTGTTTATTGCCTCATGTGAGGAGTATTCAGGATGTGGGTAGAATTTGCACGAGAATGTTAGAAGCCTTAAAACCTCCTTTCTTTTTGGAAAATCATAAGATACACACAAAAATTAGTATTGGAGTCTCTTTAAAGGAATTAGAGGAAAAAAGTGCAGAAACTCTTTTAAATCAAGCACAAACAGCACTTTTCAGAAGTAAGGAATCTGGCAAGAATAACTTTAAGTTTTTTGATTCTCAAAGACAAGGAGAAATAGAGCGTTTTTTACGTATTGAGAAGCTATTGGCACACGCTTTGGATAGAAATGAGTTTACTTTACAATATCATCCCCAAGTTGCCATTGATTTGGAAAAAATTACGGGTATTGAAGCTCTTATTCGTTGGGAGCATCCTGATTTAGGTCGTATTACACCTGATCAATTTATTCCTATGGCGGAGGAAACAGGGTTAATTGTGCCGATGGGAGAATGGGTATTGGAAACTGCTTGTCGTCAGAGAGTGGCTTGGCAGGGAAGTTATCTGGATGATCAACCAATTTGTGTTAATGTTTCTACTCAACAGTTTCAACAGCCTAATTTTGTGATGATGGTGAAAGGTGTTTTGGAAAAAACCAGTCTTAATCCTTTTTTCTTGGAACTGGAAATTAAGGAAACTACCCTTGCTGAAGATAATCCCACTATGGTGAAGATTTTACATGAGTTGGCAGATTTGGGAGTTAGAGTTGCTTTGGATGATTTTGGTACGGGTGTTTCTAGTATTGGTTATCTTCGACAGTTTTCTTTCTCTACTTTAAAGCTCGATCGCCCTGTAATCAAGAAGATGCGATCGAATCCTCAAGATAAAGCCCTAGTCCATGCTATTATCACTCTGAGTAAAAGTTTTGATAACCTGAGAATTGTTGCTGAGGGAGTAGAAGAAAAATCACAAATAGAAGATTTAATTAAATTGGGTTGTCAGGAAATACAGGGTAATTGGTTAACTCCTCCTTTAGTAGAACAAGACATGACAGAATTTTTAGCTAATTACGGTTATATTAGTAAATAA
- a CDS encoding Piwi domain-containing protein produces the protein MTSENKDKVGRKLQYQLQKNFSGHWYWDRINQCLITDSPQQEAKFNDFITLLWQSKDDIFKNSLQSIIPNDKITPSHQGIADFVAHSLLGDINPNIREILKKFIQNKGKYTITYECEKYGYVVNNHPSVSISLKSRLGYKETLKDYLSKIENKNEILGLHVTDITKPDFQSAMTITSIIGRLGENNNRQRLLSYSISDRMRRIITEANDQELIVETNNLYHYVVNALKIRIYNQDYERLKISEKLQITSDKRIKFLIPIIELIKKTNLVGNAYASSRHQHLFLTQDKLNYSPKLLFANNHQDNKNVFNSVKKFGVYKPSQNQKIRIGILNTVPNLNLDDLRSNIRKNLGKEGLGYELNLAGEENIHSLSRFNLESAIERLKERKPNIILAIIKGKIEGKNNERTLYEEFKHLTLKNDIPSQVIRPETINNEYALKNILLGILAKTGTIPYILAHPLKYADFVIGLDVSRQKKRALSGTINSAAMARIYFNNGELLRYSIRDAMLEGEIIPSHILQDMFPVKEFSNKTIVIHRDGRLPLQEKESLLAWGKDINATFYFVEIIKNGNPRLYAREDSKTKNAPKGSIFKLSETEALLVSSDFSANMGTPRPLKIRTHPPFPLESALHSVLSLTLLHYGSERPPRLPVTTYYADKISTLASRGLRPHATDGSVPFWL, from the coding sequence ATGACATCAGAAAATAAAGATAAAGTGGGTAGAAAACTTCAATATCAATTACAAAAAAATTTCTCTGGTCATTGGTATTGGGATAGAATAAATCAATGTTTAATTACTGATTCTCCTCAACAGGAGGCTAAATTTAATGATTTCATCACTCTACTTTGGCAAAGTAAAGATGATATTTTTAAAAACTCTCTACAATCAATAATCCCCAATGATAAAATAACTCCATCCCATCAAGGTATAGCTGACTTCGTAGCTCATAGCTTACTAGGGGATATTAATCCTAATATCAGAGAAATCCTGAAGAAATTTATTCAAAATAAAGGCAAATATACTATTACCTATGAATGTGAGAAATATGGTTATGTTGTCAATAATCATCCCTCTGTCTCTATTTCTCTTAAATCAAGACTAGGCTATAAAGAAACACTAAAAGACTACTTAAGTAAGATCGAGAATAAAAATGAAATATTAGGACTTCACGTTACAGACATAACAAAACCAGATTTTCAATCCGCTATGACAATAACTTCTATCATCGGCAGATTAGGGGAAAATAATAATCGACAAAGACTCTTAAGTTATTCCATCAGCGATAGAATGCGGCGTATTATTACAGAAGCTAATGATCAAGAATTAATTGTGGAAACTAATAATCTTTATCATTATGTAGTAAATGCTTTGAAAATCAGAATTTATAATCAAGATTATGAACGACTAAAAATTAGTGAAAAGTTACAAATTACTTCGGATAAAAGAATAAAATTTCTTATTCCCATTATTGAACTAATTAAAAAAACTAATTTGGTGGGCAACGCTTACGCTTCTAGTCGTCATCAGCATTTATTTCTCACTCAAGACAAGCTCAATTATTCTCCTAAATTACTTTTTGCTAATAATCATCAAGATAACAAAAATGTCTTTAATTCTGTGAAAAAATTTGGAGTTTATAAACCTTCTCAAAATCAGAAGATAAGAATTGGAATTTTAAATACTGTACCTAATTTGAACTTAGATGATTTAAGAAGTAATATTAGAAAAAATTTGGGAAAAGAGGGCTTAGGCTATGAGTTAAACTTAGCAGGGGAAGAAAATATACATAGTCTTAGTCGATTTAATTTAGAAAGTGCGATCGAGAGATTAAAAGAAAGAAAACCGAATATTATTCTAGCAATTATTAAAGGAAAAATAGAAGGAAAAAACAATGAGCGGACTCTTTACGAAGAGTTTAAACATCTTACCTTAAAAAATGACATTCCTAGTCAGGTAATTAGACCAGAAACTATCAACAATGAATATGCTTTGAAAAACATTTTACTAGGAATTTTAGCCAAAACAGGAACTATACCCTATATTTTGGCTCATCCACTCAAATATGCAGATTTTGTTATAGGTTTAGATGTTTCTCGTCAGAAAAAACGTGCTTTGTCAGGCACTATCAACAGTGCTGCTATGGCGAGAATTTATTTTAATAATGGCGAACTATTACGATATAGTATCCGTGATGCGATGCTAGAAGGAGAAATAATTCCTAGTCATATTCTACAAGACATGTTTCCCGTTAAAGAATTTTCTAATAAAACAATTGTCATTCATCGTGATGGCAGACTACCTCTTCAGGAAAAAGAATCATTATTAGCATGGGGTAAGGATATTAACGCCACTTTTTATTTTGTGGAAATTATTAAAAATGGTAATCCTCGCTTATATGCTAGGGAAGATAGTAAAACAAAAAATGCTCCAAAAGGTAGTATTTTTAAATTAAGTGAAACAGAGGCCTTATTAGTCTCATCAGATTTCTCCGCTAATATGGGCACACCACGTCCGCTAAAAATTCGTACTCATCCTCCTTTTCCCCTAGAATCTGCCCTGCATTCTGTTTTATCTTTAACTTTACTCCATTATGGTTCAGAACGCCCTCCTAGGCTACCTGTTACGACTTATTATGCCGATAAAATCTCTACTCTAGCCTCAAGGGGATTACGCCCTCATGCTACAGATGGAAGTGTACCATTTTGGCTGTAA
- a CDS encoding HupE/UreJ family protein encodes MKKSLSRNSRLILSTILLLLIATPAYAHHAMGGETPNSFFAGFMSGLAHPIIGLDHLAFVVGVGFLASFFSLGMTIPLSFVLTSILGTVIHLMSIDLPLPELIISLSVFVTGILLTRDRILPQFVVVSLAIVAGIFHGYAYGESIIGAQTTPLISYLAGFAIIQSFISFTAYQLGKYWQKNSSSALNLKFVGYLLCGMGIIFTAGFFGV; translated from the coding sequence ATGAAGAAAAGTTTATCAAGAAACAGTAGATTAATCCTATCGACAATTTTACTTTTATTAATTGCAACTCCTGCATATGCTCACCATGCTATGGGAGGAGAAACACCCAATAGTTTTTTTGCCGGATTTATGTCTGGTTTAGCCCATCCTATCATTGGATTAGATCATTTAGCCTTTGTGGTGGGAGTGGGATTTTTAGCTAGTTTCTTTTCTTTGGGTATGACTATACCTTTAAGTTTTGTTTTAACTTCCATTTTAGGTACAGTTATACACTTAATGAGTATTGATTTACCCTTACCAGAATTAATTATTTCTCTATCTGTTTTTGTGACAGGTATCCTTTTAACCAGAGACAGAATTTTACCTCAATTTGTGGTGGTAAGTTTAGCTATAGTTGCAGGTATTTTTCATGGTTATGCCTATGGAGAAAGCATTATTGGAGCGCAAACAACACCCTTAATATCCTATTTAGCAGGTTTTGCTATTATTCAGAGTTTTATTAGTTTCACGGCTTATCAATTAGGAAAATATTGGCAAAAGAATTCTTCATCTGCCTTGAATCTCAAATTTGTAGGTTATCTTCTCTGCGGTATGGGTATTATTTTTACTGCTGGATTTTTCGGTGTATAA
- a CDS encoding hybrid sensor histidine kinase/response regulator codes for MSLRSRIILLFILPMISAMGLFGYISFRNSNKAMEKLAQKLQGEINEKVSEQLTEYLSTPLSINQINLDNRELGIIDFDNFSLMEKYLWYQINQFPNIGFIGYATETGNLIGVERLDDKQIEINIMDDSSPYNLKIYNLDKKGNKIAQKTVIPNFINQQRPWYQKAVEAREATWSDVFIYQGTPRLAISAVVPIYNQENQLEGVLFSDLLLSLISNFLRDLSISKTGEIIIVDGDNYLVASSLEKPFFIANPDAKKIDQLPERISLENSQHEKIRQLSTNINKKFSSLSNLKESQFWQVKLDNQYYFIQAFPYNNYLTEPWYILILIPKQDLVGDIEANTRLTILIWFFILLIALFLALWTTNYITKPILLLDRALSNFQKGNHQSPIILKRRDELGHLAIAFNEMTSEIQELVQNLEEKVKDRTKKLSEAKDKAEVANQAKSEFLANMSHELRTPLNAILGFAQIMRKSPTLPEEHQESIEIINRSGEHLLTLINNILDLSKIEAGKITLNKENIDLYKLLDEIEDIFKYKAEKKGIHLIFEKLDNLPQFIKTDAPKLRQIIINLVSNAIKFTEEGGVSLQGTINKLNNSENKVELLFIIRDTGKGIKHQELATLFQPFTQTKSGKEVNEGTGLGLSISKKFVELMGGNIKVSSEENVGSIFSFTVQTEIIPDYEVKSNQIMPQVVGIETNEKIYKILIVDDKEINCQLLVKLLQPFGFELKEANNGKQAVKIWETWQPHLIFMDMRMPIMDGYEATKIIKGTTKGNATAIIAVTASVLEEEKAIILSAGCDDFVRKPFRQETIFSMLSKHLGINFIYEQIEENQSTEIISELTAKDFVVMPQDWLKKLYKASIDLDEQLILDLIQEIPDSHQSLIQGLKNIVDSLEFDRITTLIDEI; via the coding sequence ATGTCTTTACGCTCACGTATTATTTTATTATTTATTCTGCCCATGATTAGTGCAATGGGCTTGTTTGGCTATATTTCCTTTCGAAATAGCAATAAAGCAATGGAAAAATTAGCACAAAAATTACAAGGAGAAATTAACGAAAAAGTTAGTGAGCAATTAACTGAATATTTATCAACCCCTTTATCAATTAATCAAATTAATTTAGATAATCGTGAACTAGGAATTATTGATTTTGATAACTTTTCTTTAATGGAAAAATATCTTTGGTATCAGATTAATCAATTTCCTAATATTGGTTTTATTGGTTATGCTACAGAGACAGGAAACTTAATAGGAGTAGAAAGATTAGATGATAAACAAATAGAAATTAATATAATGGATGATTCTTCACCTTACAATTTAAAAATTTATAATCTGGATAAAAAAGGTAATAAAATAGCTCAAAAAACAGTTATTCCTAATTTTATTAATCAACAAAGACCTTGGTATCAAAAAGCTGTTGAAGCGAGAGAAGCAACATGGAGTGATGTTTTTATTTATCAAGGCACTCCTCGCCTTGCAATTTCTGCTGTTGTGCCTATTTATAACCAAGAGAATCAATTAGAAGGAGTTTTATTTAGCGATTTATTACTATCTTTAATTAGTAATTTTTTACGAGATTTATCAATTAGTAAAACAGGAGAAATTATTATTGTAGATGGTGATAATTATTTAGTGGCTAGTTCCCTAGAAAAACCATTTTTTATTGCGAATCCCGATGCAAAAAAAATTGATCAATTACCAGAAAGGATTAGTTTAGAAAATAGTCAACATGAAAAAATTAGACAATTATCTACTAATATAAATAAAAAATTTAGCTCTTTAAGTAATTTAAAAGAATCACAATTTTGGCAAGTTAAATTAGATAATCAATATTATTTTATTCAGGCTTTTCCCTACAATAATTATCTAACCGAACCTTGGTATATTCTAATTTTAATTCCGAAACAAGACTTAGTAGGAGACATTGAAGCTAATACAAGATTAACTATTTTAATTTGGTTTTTTATCCTTTTAATTGCTCTTTTTCTTGCTTTATGGACTACTAACTACATTACAAAACCTATCTTACTACTCGATCGCGCCTTGAGCAATTTTCAAAAAGGAAATCATCAATCTCCGATTATTTTAAAACGTCGAGATGAATTAGGACATTTAGCTATCGCATTTAACGAAATGACAAGTGAGATACAGGAATTAGTACAAAACTTAGAAGAAAAAGTCAAAGATAGAACAAAAAAACTGTCAGAGGCAAAAGATAAAGCAGAAGTAGCGAATCAAGCCAAGAGTGAATTTTTAGCGAATATGAGCCACGAATTGCGCACCCCCCTCAATGCAATTCTTGGATTTGCCCAAATTATGCGTAAATCTCCCACATTACCAGAAGAACATCAAGAAAGTATAGAAATAATTAATCGTAGTGGAGAACACCTATTAACTTTAATTAATAATATTTTAGACCTATCAAAGATTGAAGCAGGGAAAATTACTTTGAATAAAGAGAATATCGATTTATATAAACTATTAGATGAAATTGAAGATATTTTTAAATACAAAGCAGAAAAAAAAGGCATACATTTAATTTTTGAAAAACTGGATAACTTACCTCAATTTATTAAAACTGATGCACCTAAATTACGACAAATAATTATTAATTTAGTCAGTAATGCCATTAAATTTACAGAAGAGGGAGGAGTTTCTCTTCAGGGAACAATAAATAAACTTAATAATAGTGAAAACAAAGTAGAATTATTATTTATAATTAGAGATACAGGAAAAGGAATTAAACACCAAGAATTAGCTACTTTATTTCAACCTTTTACTCAAACAAAATCAGGAAAAGAAGTCAATGAAGGTACAGGTTTAGGATTATCTATTAGCAAAAAATTTGTTGAGTTAATGGGGGGTAATATCAAAGTTAGTAGCGAGGAAAATGTAGGTAGTATTTTTTCTTTTACGGTTCAAACTGAAATAATACCAGACTATGAAGTTAAATCAAATCAGATAATGCCCCAAGTAGTTGGTATTGAAACCAATGAAAAAATATATAAAATATTGATAGTAGATGATAAAGAAATCAACTGCCAACTATTAGTTAAATTATTACAACCCTTTGGCTTTGAATTAAAAGAGGCAAATAATGGAAAACAGGCAGTAAAAATTTGGGAAACATGGCAGCCTCATCTAATTTTTATGGATATGAGAATGCCCATTATGGATGGTTATGAAGCCACAAAAATTATTAAGGGTACAACTAAAGGTAATGCTACAGCTATTATTGCTGTTACTGCTAGTGTTTTAGAGGAGGAAAAAGCGATTATTTTATCGGCTGGTTGCGATGATTTTGTGCGTAAGCCCTTTCGACAAGAAACTATATTTTCAATGTTAAGCAAACATTTAGGAATCAACTTTATTTATGAACAAATAGAAGAAAATCAATCTACAGAAATTATCTCGGAATTAACAGCAAAGGATTTTGTGGTTATGCCTCAAGACTGGTTAAAAAAATTATATAAAGCTAGTATTGATTTAGATGAGCAATTAATATTAGACTTAATTCAAGAAATACCAGACTCTCATCAGTCTTTAATTCAAGGATTAAAAAATATTGTTGACTCTTTAGAGTTCGATCGAATCACTACTTTAATTGACGAAATTTAA
- a CDS encoding diguanylate cyclase domain-containing protein, translated as MLDRETYDLLIVDDIAENIKVLANILTHSNYNVRKALSGKVALRSIKSSPPDLILLDIKMPEMDGYQVCQILKEDPETKSIPIIFISALNEVFDKVKAFQMGAVDYITKPFQIEEVIARINNQLTIQKQKKLLQQEIEKRKETEEILYQSRALLASILNTSLDGIVALQAVRKPFSTHIDDFRCLVVNPVFAKIINRHRDDLVGKLVGKKIMSKIDPNLFSKLVDVVDNGGVLAEDICFKHNNQSRWYHYIATKLGDGFSVTIRDITRRKKMELQLESLAKIDALTAIANRRQFDEIIANEWQRHQRQQQPLTLIIADVDNFKAYNDNYGHPQGDECLYQIAQGISRSVKRAGELVARYGGEEFAIILPNTSPQKAINLAKLIQKNIRELQIIHEYSPTNEVITLSLGIVTMIPSLNSDYERMISIADQALYQAKNSGKNKIVMAKPE; from the coding sequence ATGTTAGATAGAGAAACCTATGATTTATTAATAGTAGATGATATTGCTGAAAATATTAAAGTATTAGCTAATATTCTAACTCATAGTAATTATAATGTGAGAAAAGCACTAAGCGGAAAAGTTGCTTTAAGGTCGATAAAATCGAGTCCTCCAGACTTAATTTTATTAGATATTAAAATGCCAGAAATGGACGGTTATCAAGTATGTCAAATTCTGAAAGAAGATCCAGAAACAAAGTCAATTCCTATTATTTTTATTAGTGCTTTAAATGAAGTTTTTGACAAAGTAAAAGCCTTTCAAATGGGAGCAGTAGATTATATAACTAAGCCATTTCAAATTGAAGAAGTCATTGCTAGAATTAATAATCAATTAACTATTCAAAAACAGAAAAAATTACTACAACAAGAAATAGAAAAAAGAAAAGAAACAGAGGAGATACTATATCAATCACGAGCATTATTAGCCAGTATTTTAAATACCTCTTTAGATGGAATTGTTGCCTTACAAGCAGTGAGAAAACCTTTTAGCACCCATATTGACGATTTTCGCTGTTTGGTGGTTAATCCTGTATTTGCCAAAATTATTAATCGTCATCGAGATGACTTAGTCGGTAAATTGGTAGGCAAAAAAATAATGTCAAAAATTGATCCTAATTTATTTAGTAAACTTGTAGATGTTGTTGATAATGGGGGAGTTTTAGCAGAGGATATTTGCTTTAAACACAATAATCAGAGTCGTTGGTATCATTACATCGCCACTAAATTGGGAGATGGTTTCTCCGTTACCATTAGAGATATTACCCGCAGAAAAAAAATGGAGTTGCAATTAGAATCTCTTGCTAAAATAGACGCATTAACTGCGATCGCAAATAGAAGACAGTTTGATGAAATTATAGCCAATGAATGGCAAAGACACCAAAGACAACAACAGCCATTAACCCTAATTATTGCGGATGTGGATAATTTCAAAGCCTATAATGATAATTATGGACATCCTCAAGGAGATGAATGTTTATATCAAATTGCCCAAGGAATTAGTAGAAGCGTCAAAAGGGCAGGAGAATTAGTAGCCAGATATGGCGGAGAAGAATTTGCGATAATCTTACCCAATACTTCTCCTCAAAAAGCTATCAATTTAGCTAAATTAATTCAGAAAAATATTAGAGAATTACAAATTATTCATGAATATTCCCCTACCAATGAAGTTATTACCCTTAGTTTAGGGATAGTAACCATGATTCCTTCATTAAATAGCGACTACGAAAGAATGATAAGTATAGCTGATCAAGCCTTATATCAAGCGAAAAATAGTGGTAAGAATAAAATTGTAATGGCAAAACCAGAGTAA
- the gltX gene encoding glutamate--tRNA ligase, with protein MSVRVRIAPSPTGNLHIGTARTAVFNWLFAHRHQGSFILRVEDTDLERSKAEYTENIKSGLQWLGLNWDEGPFFQTERLDLYRQAIQTLLDKGLAYPCYCTPEELEAMREQQKANNQAPRYDNRHRNLTPEEMAEFEAQGRKPVIRFKIDDSQQIVWKDLIRGSVTWQGSDLGGDMVIARMPEKEGDRFGQPLYNLAVVVDDIDINITHVIRGEDHIANTAKQILLYQALEGKVPEFAHTPLILNSEGKKLSKRDGVTSIDDFRKMGFVAPAIANYMTLLGWTSPDGEEIFTLDEAATKFSLERVNKAGAKFDWDKLDWINSQYLHQMSAEDLLPLITPYWQEAGYQFNLDTDENWLLEITALIAPSLTRLTDAVKEAQLFFNNDFSLSSEAQEFIHSVGVKEVLEQVINSLNEDLTIDSANAIIKQITKDLKVKKGLVMRSLRVGLTGELHGPDLLQTWSLLHQKGVDKNRLQIVLESLN; from the coding sequence ATGTCCGTTAGAGTTAGAATTGCACCATCTCCCACAGGTAATTTACATATCGGCACAGCGCGCACAGCAGTTTTTAATTGGTTATTTGCCCATCGTCATCAAGGTTCGTTTATCCTAAGAGTAGAAGATACGGATTTAGAACGCTCTAAGGCTGAATATACTGAAAATATTAAATCGGGCTTACAATGGTTAGGATTAAATTGGGATGAAGGTCCTTTTTTTCAAACAGAAAGATTAGACTTATATCGTCAAGCTATTCAAACTTTATTGGATAAGGGGTTGGCTTATCCCTGCTATTGCACTCCCGAAGAATTAGAGGCAATGAGAGAGCAACAAAAAGCTAATAATCAAGCCCCTCGTTATGATAATCGTCACCGCAATTTAACCCCTGAAGAAATGGCAGAATTTGAGGCTCAAGGGCGTAAACCTGTGATTAGATTCAAAATTGATGATTCTCAACAAATTGTCTGGAAAGACTTAATCAGAGGCTCTGTGACGTGGCAGGGTAGCGATTTAGGGGGGGATATGGTTATTGCCCGAATGCCTGAAAAAGAGGGCGATCGCTTCGGACAACCGTTGTATAATTTAGCGGTAGTGGTGGATGATATAGACATAAATATTACTCATGTAATTCGAGGAGAAGATCATATTGCCAATACAGCGAAACAGATTTTGTTATATCAAGCCTTAGAGGGAAAAGTGCCAGAATTTGCTCATACTCCCCTAATTTTGAACTCTGAAGGCAAAAAACTGTCTAAGCGAGATGGGGTTACTTCCATTGATGATTTTCGGAAAATGGGTTTTGTCGCTCCTGCTATTGCTAATTATATGACTTTATTGGGATGGACTTCCCCAGATGGAGAGGAAATTTTTACCCTTGATGAGGCGGCGACTAAGTTTAGTTTAGAAAGGGTGAATAAAGCGGGGGCAAAGTTTGACTGGGATAAACTAGATTGGATTAATAGTCAATATCTTCATCAAATGTCTGCGGAGGATTTATTACCTTTAATAACTCCTTATTGGCAAGAAGCTGGTTATCAATTTAATCTTGATACTGATGAAAATTGGTTATTAGAAATTACCGCTTTAATTGCCCCTAGTTTAACTCGTTTAACTGATGCTGTAAAAGAAGCCCAATTATTTTTTAATAATGATTTTTCTTTATCCTCAGAAGCCCAAGAATTTATCCATTCTGTTGGGGTAAAAGAAGTTTTAGAGCAAGTTATTAATAGCCTAAATGAAGATTTAACCATTGACTCTGCTAATGCTATTATTAAACAAATAACTAAGGATTTAAAAGTTAAAAAAGGTTTAGTGATGCGATCGCTTCGTGTTGGTTTAACAGGAGAATTACATGGGCCAGATTTATTACAAACATGGTCATTACTTCATCAAAAAGGAGTAGATAAAAACCGTTTACAAATCGTTTTAGAATCTTTAAACTAA